A single region of the Vicia villosa cultivar HV-30 ecotype Madison, WI linkage group LG4, Vvil1.0, whole genome shotgun sequence genome encodes:
- the LOC131598397 gene encoding uncharacterized protein LOC131598397, which translates to METDVVKNTAPQTSIARKRRKLILKAKRDYRNRVRSSNLTSHLNHNFTSSVTYETTIETAMARKRRKIILDNRKRLRNLFNTEVSRVQNTNNIVSQSQNMDHASTSNYNMSSQSMDHPSTSNHNVSVESHYEDNDDSNSDNNLNSSNSSSSDEDSDPAQLQEAHLQEYYDIGDQSYECAHCQACMWYQEKVNRHKITATPRFYRCCRGGKIVLPFLEQPPQVLQDLLFNNTYSDSKNYQANIRTYNAMFSFTSPGMKFDTTYSKRGGPPTLRLQGQTCHRIGTLLPETGQPPQYAQLYIYDTDNEVEHRIKSFRMARDVLRTNSFTDLKLRLISDRSEDGRVYNKPTVSDVAALIVGDIDSADKRDILIQRRNGGLQRIDEFHPTYLAYQYPLIFPYGEDGYRKNIMHRYRHETEVTKRNRQSIKDWFSYRLQQRRKEAKTLLYSRRLFQQFLVDGYAMMESERLNWLRDNQSKLRVGKYNNLAAQTDCDTRNEHQKRGKRVVLPSTFVGSKRYMDQLYFDGMAISSQLGFPDLFVTFTCNPNWPEIKRALSGTGLQPHDRPDIISKVFKIKFDTLMDDITKHHVVGKVIAYMYTIEFQKRGLPHAHILIFLHPKSKYPTPSDIDKIISAEIPDPTVHPNLYKLVRAHMMHGPCGLARVTSQCMKNGRCSKYYPKKFIEDTIVDAEGYPLYRRRSKTFTIEKNGITLDNRHVVPYNTRFLMKYQAHINMEWCNQSTSIKYLFKYINKGYDRITAAVSTNSNQPVDEIQQYLDCRYVSPSEACWRIYSYNIHGRKPAVERMFYHLVGEKPIYYTDYARMENVLETASVTESMFTAWLVANAKYEEAQTLTYGQFVSKFVYHKKKREWKPRKKGFTIGRLIWVPPTTGELFYLRMMLTVAKGPTTYEEIRTVDNIQYDTFRDACFAMGFLEDDKEYIAAIKEASHWGTGHFLRKLFVIMLLSGAVNRPAHVWEQTWLLLSDGVLHTQRALAANPELDLTQEELQNLTLIEIEKLLQANRRTLKDFSPIPYPDAYVLEQLGNRLIYDERNYDTASMNSEFENLFAALTDEQRSIYEKIIHAVESQKPAVFFLHGYGGTGKTYMWRTLAAALRSKHDICLTVATSGIASLLLPGGRTAHSKFRIPVPTMDNSTCKVEFNDDVADMLRQTKLIIWDEAPMAHKYAIESLDRTLKDVMSADKNSTDVFGGKVVVFGGDFRQILPVVPRGSRSDIVHCAINASYIWHSVEVLTLTRNMRLRTGSTQTDKNEIAQFSDWLLRIGEGRISEPNDGTAEINIPPDILITEFDDPIVAIVNSTYPDFINNFQCVDYLKSRAILASTLQIVDQINDHILSLMPGEIRDYYSANSVDKSEIHDPAVVDILTPEFLSSLRTSGLPNHHLKLKVGTPIMLMRNIDQAEGLCNGTRLCITKMAAHVLEASIMGGKGMGNLVYIPRMDMSPSQSPWPFKLNRRQFPIIVSYSMTINKSQGQSLDNVGLYLPKDVFTHGQIYVALSRVTTKKGIKILIHDEEKKFREKTTNVVYKEVFNNV; encoded by the exons GACAATGATGACTCCAACtctgacaataatttaaattcttcTAATAGTTCCAGTTCTGACGAAGATTCAGACCCGGCACAATTACAGGAGGCCCATCTTCAAG AATATTACGATATTGGCGACCAAAGTTATGAATGCGCACACTGCCAagcatgtatgtggtaccaagaAAAAGTGAATAGACACAAAATTACAGCAACTCCTCGCTTTTATCGTTGTTGCCGTGGAGGAAAAATTGTTCTTCCGTTCCTTGAGCAACCTCCACAGGTGTTGCAAGATCTTCTATTTAATAACACATATTCAGATAGTAAAAACTACCAGGCTAACATACGAACATACAACGCAATGTTCTCATTCACTTCCCCTGGAATGAAGTTCGACACAACATATTCTAAAAGAGGTGGACCCCCTACTTTGAGACTGCAGGGTCAGACCTGTCATCGAATTGGTACACTGCTGCCAGAAACAGGGCAACCTCCGCAATATGCTCAATTATACATCTATGACACGGACAATGAAGTTGAACACAGAATAAAAT CTTTTAGAATGGCAAGGGATGTTTTAAGGACAAATTCTTTCACAGATTTAAAACTCAGGCTTATTTCTGATAGATCCGAAGATGGTCGTGTTTACAACAAACCTACTGTCTCAGATGTGGCTGCACTCATTGTGGGAGACATTGATTCTGCTGATAAAAGGGACATCTTAATTCAGCGCCGCAATGGTGGTTTGCAACGAATAGATGAGTTTCACCCAACATATTTGGCTTATCAGTATCCTCTTATATTTCCTTATGGGGAAGATGGTTACAGGAAAAATATAATGCACAGATATCGCCATGAAACTGAGGTCACTAAGAGAAACCGTCAAAGCATTAAGGATTGGTTTTCTTACCGGTTACAACAACGTCGCAAAGAGGCAAAAACACTACTTTACTCAAGACGCCTATTTCAACAATTCTTAGTCGACGGCTATGCTATGATGGAATCCGAACGACTGAATTGGTTGAGAGATAATCAGTCGAAATTAAGAGTGGGCAAATATAATAATTTGGCCGCTCAAACTGATTGCGATACAAGAAATGAACACCAAAAGCGAGGAAAACGAGTTGTTCTGCCATCAACATTTGTTGGTAGCAAGAGATATATGGATCAACTATATTTTGACGGTATGGCCATTTCAAGTCAATTGGGATTCCCTGATTTATTTGTTACTTTTACCTGCAACCCAAATTGGCCTGAAATTAAAAGAGCATTGTCAGGCACAGGTCTACAACCCCATGATAGGCCAGATATCATttcaaaagttttcaaaataaagTTTGATACCCTCATGGATGATATTACAAAACACCATGTCGTGGGAAAAGTGATTGCAT ATATGTACACCATCGAATTCCAAAAGCGCGGATTGCCACATGCTCACATCTTGATATTCCTACACCCTAAGAGCAAATACCCAACACCATCTGACATAGACAAGATCATTTCTGCTGAAATTCCCGACCCGACTGTTCATCCCAATTTATACAAATTGGTTAGGGCACATATGATGCATGGACCCTGTGGGCTTGCTCGCGTGACCTCACAATGTATGAAGAATGGACGATGTTCTAAATACTACCCCAAAAAGTTTATTGAAGACACTATTGTTGATGCAGAGGGATATCCGCTGTATAGGAGAAGATCAAAAACCTTCACTATTGAAAAAAATGGTATCACCTTGGACAACAGACATGTGGTTCCATATAATACCAGATTTCTTATGAAATACCAGGCACATATAAACATGGAATGGTGTAATCAGAGTACTTCcataaaatatcttttcaaatatatcaataaaggctatgacagaataacagcagcagTTTCAACAAATAGCAatcaacctgttgatgagatccaACAATATCTCGACTGCAGGTATGTCTCACCCAGTGAAGCATGCTGGCGCATTTACTCTTACAATATTCATGGCAGAAAACCAGCTGTGGAACGTATGTTCTATCATTTGGTTGGGGAGAAACCTATATACTATACAGATTATGCACGCATGGAAAATGTGCTGGAAACTGCAAGTGTGACTGAATCAATGTTTACTGCATGGCTGGTAGCAAATGCTAAATATGAAGAGGCACAAACATTAACTTATGGTCAGTTTGTCTCAAAGTTTGTTTACcacaaaaaaaagagagaatggaAACCGCGGAAAAAAGGCTTCACCATTGGACGTCTCATATGGGTTCCGCCAACAACTGGTGAACTGTTTTACCTGCGCATGATGTTGACGGTGGCAAAAGGACCAACAACATATGAGGAAATCAGGACCGTGGATAACATTCAGTATGATACATTCAGAGATGCATGCTTTGCAATGGGATTTCTTGAAGACGACAAAGAATACATAGCTGCTATAAAGGAGGCAAGTCATTGGGGGACTGGTCATTTTCTTCGAAAACTGTTTGTTATCATGCTTTTGTCTGGTGCTGTTAATCGCCCTGCACATGTTTGGGAACAAACTTGGctcctattatctgatggtgtctTACATACACAAAGAGCATTGGCTGCTAATCCAG AATTGGACCTCACACAAGAAGAGTTACAAAATTTGACTTTAATAGAAATTGAGAAACTGCTTCAGGCAAATAGAAGGACACTAAAGGATTTTAGTCCTATTCCATATCCGGATGCTTATGTTCTTGAACAGTTGGGAAACAGGCTCATATATGATGAGCGTAATTATGATACAGCATCAATGAACTCAGAATTTGAAAATCTGTTTGCTGCTCTTACAG ATGAGCAAAgaagtatttatgaaaaaatcATCCACGCTGTGGAGTCTCAAAAACCTGCGGTTTTCTTTCTTCATGGTTATGGTGGTACCGGAAAAACATATATGTGGAGAACACTCGCAGCTGCATTAAGATCAAAACACGATATATGTTTAACTGTTGCAACTAGCGGTATAGCATCATTGTTACTTCCAGGAGGTAGAACTGCACATTCAAAGTTCAGGATACCGGTACCAACTATGGACAATTCTACTTGCAAGGTTGAATTCAACGATGATGTCGCAGACATGTTACGACAGACAAAGCTTATAATATGGGATGAGGCACCAATGGCGCATAAGTATGCAATAGAATCGCTTGACAGAACTTTGAAAGATGTTATGAGTGCAGACAAAAATTCAACTGATGTATTCGGTGGAAAGGTTGTTGTTTTCGGGGGCGATTTCAGACAGATTTTACCTGTCGTCCCCAGAGGCAGTCGTTCCGATATTGTACACTGTGCCATAAATGCATCTTACATATGGCATTCAGTTGAGGTATTAACATTGACAAGAAACATGCGGCTACGAACAGGATCAACACAGACTGACAAAAATGAGATAGCACAGTTTTCAGATTGGCTTTTAAGAATAGGAGAGGGCCGAATATCTGAGCCTAATGACGGCACCGCCGAAATCAACATACCACCTGATATTCTGATAACAGAATTTGATGATCCAATCGTGGCCATTGTCAATAGCACATACCctgatttcataaataatttccaATGTGTAGATTACCTTAAAAGTCGAGCGATACTTGCCTCTACACTGCAGATTGTTGATCAGATCAATGACCATATACTTAGCTTGATGCCAG GAGAGATTCGTGACtactacagcgcaaattcagttgACAAGTCTGAGATTCATGACCCAGCAGTAGTTGATATCCTCACACCAGAATTTCTAAGTTCCCTCCGAACATCAGGATTGCCAAACCATCACTTAAAACTAAAGGTTGGGACACCTATAATGCTCATGAGAAATATAGATCAGGCTGAAGGTTTATGTAACGGCACAAGGCTGTGTATAACAAAGATGGCAGCCCATGTACTGGAGGCTTCAATAATGGGTGGTAAAGGTATGGGAAATTTGGTTTACATACCTCGAATGGACATGTCACCATCCCAATCACCATGGCCATTCAAACTGAATAGGAGACAGTTCCCTATTATAGTTTCCTATTCTATGACAATTAACAAATCACAGGGACAGTCATTGGATAACGTTGGTTTGTACTTACCGAAAGATGTATTCACACATGGCCAGATTTATGTCGCATTGTCAAGAGTAACAACAAAAAAGGGAATCAAAATACTGATacatgatgaagaaaagaaattcaGGGAGAAAACTACAAATGTTGTGTATAAAGAAGTTTTTAACAATGTCTAA
- the LOC131600412 gene encoding uncharacterized protein LOC131600412 yields MSPVQEEFEEAYWTREVHDVKKFCSNVMYIPAEIVEKCGLAGMSEITLNDVDNGYPYECNVKKRPKKNETYLYGEWFDYVRAAELKVGDKVHFVIYYPPVLDIMVTVERSGDR; encoded by the exons ATGAGTCCTGTACAGGAAGAGTTCGAAGAAGCGTACTGGACTCGTGAAGTTCATGATGTAAAGAAGTTTTGCTCAAATGTTATG TATATTCCTGCAGAAATAGTAGAGAAATGTGGGCTTGCTGGAATGTCAGAGATTACCCTCAATGATGTGGACAACGGGTACCCATATGAGTGCAATGTGAAGAAGAggccaaaaaaaaatgaaacatattTGTATGGAGAATGGTTTGACTATGTAAGGGCAGCGGAACTGAAAGTAGGTGATAAAGTGCACTTTGTGATTTATTACCCGCCGGTGTTAGATATTATGGTAACAGTGGAGCGCAGTGGTGATCGTTGA